One window from the genome of Sandaracinaceae bacterium encodes:
- a CDS encoding FecR family protein — MSDSRNKALKAPLRELLDDPIAHDDLERVRRRVHASRRLPPTSGWARAPMLAAAVVLLAGGFAWLALEGDGALTVESGEALASARGEGEAITRVSLSDGSAIWLDEGTAIEASQNDGERVVLAQSDGRAVYDVRPNGPRRWSVRAGPLTVDVVGTRFSVVRRGARVRVELERGHVAVRGEAIGTVHLAPGEHVEVGAPTPPPEPPQPAAPPIAAAAEEAPALDTPTPDTPAPRVARPSSTWRALADRGAYADAFAALGERALGEASRQSVSEDELYALADTARLSGHPRLAVTPLRRLMDEHASGVAALTLGRLQLDALDDPRGATRSLARADALSVPAHLAETLLARRVEAHRRAGDADTARALAAAYLQAHPEGRYADRVRASAGDL, encoded by the coding sequence ATGAGCGACTCGCGGAACAAAGCGCTGAAGGCTCCGCTGCGAGAGCTGCTCGACGACCCCATCGCGCACGACGACCTCGAGCGGGTCCGCCGCCGCGTGCACGCGAGTCGGCGCCTGCCCCCGACCTCCGGCTGGGCGCGCGCGCCGATGCTCGCGGCCGCGGTCGTGCTCCTCGCGGGCGGCTTCGCCTGGCTCGCCCTCGAGGGAGACGGCGCGCTCACCGTCGAGAGCGGCGAGGCGCTCGCGTCGGCGCGCGGCGAGGGCGAGGCGATCACCCGCGTCTCGCTCAGCGACGGCTCGGCGATCTGGCTCGACGAGGGCACGGCCATCGAGGCGAGCCAGAACGACGGCGAGCGCGTGGTGCTCGCCCAGAGCGACGGGCGCGCGGTCTACGACGTGCGCCCGAACGGTCCCCGCCGCTGGTCCGTGCGCGCGGGCCCCCTGACGGTCGACGTCGTCGGGACGCGCTTCTCCGTCGTGCGTCGGGGCGCGCGGGTCCGCGTCGAGCTCGAGCGGGGCCATGTCGCGGTGCGCGGCGAGGCGATCGGCACGGTGCACCTCGCGCCCGGCGAGCACGTCGAGGTCGGCGCGCCCACGCCTCCGCCCGAGCCGCCCCAGCCCGCCGCGCCGCCGATCGCGGCCGCCGCCGAGGAGGCGCCCGCGCTCGATACGCCCACGCCCGACACGCCCGCGCCCCGTGTCGCGCGGCCCTCGTCGACCTGGCGCGCCCTCGCGGATCGCGGCGCCTACGCCGACGCGTTCGCCGCGCTGGGGGAGCGCGCGCTGGGCGAGGCGTCGCGCCAGAGCGTCAGCGAGGACGAGCTCTACGCCCTGGCGGACACCGCGCGGCTCAGCGGCCACCCGCGGCTCGCCGTCACCCCGCTCCGGCGCCTGATGGACGAGCACGCCTCGGGCGTGGCCGCGCTGACCCTCGGGCGCCTGCAGCTCGACGCGCTCGACGACCCGCGCGGAGCCACCCGCTCGCTGGCCCGCGCCGACGCGCTGTCGGTCCCGGCCCACCTCGCCGAGACCCTGCTCGCGCGCCGCGTCGAGGCGCACCGCCGGGCCGGCGACGCCGACACCGCCCGCGCCCTGGCCGCCGCCTACCTCCAGGCGCACCCCGAGGGTCGCTACGCGGACCGCGTCCGCGCCTCCGCGGGGGATCTCTGA
- a CDS encoding SRPBCC domain-containing protein, giving the protein MDREGDKPIRKEVVTARAPDEAFRRFTAGMADWWPLAAHSVAGGVPGGGVTFDERAIVERAADGAEHVWGRVQVWEPPERLVFTWHPGRDPATAQEIEVRFEPHAAGSRVTLEHRGWERYGEGAAAMHAQYETGWDGVFVEGFGAG; this is encoded by the coding sequence GTGGACCGTGAGGGCGACAAGCCGATCCGAAAGGAGGTCGTCACCGCGCGTGCCCCCGACGAAGCGTTCCGCCGCTTCACCGCGGGCATGGCCGACTGGTGGCCCCTCGCCGCGCACAGCGTCGCCGGCGGCGTCCCGGGAGGGGGGGTGACGTTCGACGAGCGAGCCATCGTCGAGCGCGCGGCCGACGGCGCCGAGCACGTCTGGGGCCGGGTCCAGGTCTGGGAGCCGCCCGAGCGGCTCGTCTTCACCTGGCACCCCGGCCGAGACCCGGCCACCGCGCAGGAGATCGAGGTCCGCTTCGAGCCGCACGCCGCGGGCAGCCGCGTCACCCTCGAGCACCGCGGCTGGGAGCGCTACGGCGAGGGCGCGGCGGCGATGCACGCGCAGTACGAGACCGGCTGGGACGGCGTGTTCGTGGAGGGCTTCGGCGCGGGCTAG
- a CDS encoding SUMF1/EgtB/PvdO family nonheme iron enzyme produces MSHGQSVPSRAANGSRKEEYPTDRRPVVSALHHPAQRPPPDDEFAFAVEQYSTEVAPGTSRQLASLRSPSVNTTRISLSFALLLAGCECGSVDVGDAGNGDAAVTPCGPEREQVACVLGGRFELPKYWWHGEQQITPEIEPSPIALVHLPTFWLDRSEVTVERYAAAVEAGAVPAPPGSCGARFVTGVDPDLGVTAVEEVSGWSSGAPDESRLDHPVVCVTREEAQALCESAGGRLPRAAELMKAARGEADGPRRFPWGNAPPEPGADRALALAPEPDGWWLRYDQIAIWRGEAEPALGTRPALAAEAGASPYGVLGLAGNVSEHVYDCAADVAATYGGLATAPLTPEPSAWRADCPPNTERGDRLLLAGSSWGSGPYAEMLSVGVFRRLPLPASEGRINAGAAPVNDVRGLRFVETLWGPGEAPVDFESVPEERARRSWFVGFRCAYDSPP; encoded by the coding sequence ATGTCGCATGGGCAGTCGGTTCCCTCGCGCGCCGCGAACGGCTCACGAAAAGAAGAGTATCCGACCGATCGGCGACCGGTAGTCAGCGCCCTCCATCACCCGGCGCAACGCCCGCCGCCGGACGATGAGTTCGCCTTTGCCGTGGAGCAGTACAGTACCGAGGTTGCGCCCGGCACATCGCGCCAGCTCGCGTCGCTTCGGAGCCCTTCCGTGAACACAACGCGCATCTCCCTCTCGTTCGCGCTCCTTCTCGCTGGCTGTGAGTGCGGAAGCGTTGACGTCGGCGACGCAGGTAATGGCGATGCCGCCGTGACGCCTTGCGGACCGGAGAGGGAGCAGGTGGCCTGCGTGCTCGGGGGGCGCTTCGAGCTGCCGAAGTACTGGTGGCACGGAGAACAGCAGATCACGCCCGAGATCGAGCCTTCGCCGATCGCGCTCGTCCACCTCCCAACCTTCTGGCTCGATCGCAGTGAGGTGACCGTCGAGCGCTATGCGGCCGCGGTGGAGGCGGGCGCGGTCCCGGCGCCTCCGGGTTCTTGCGGAGCTCGCTTCGTGACCGGTGTCGACCCCGACCTCGGAGTCACCGCGGTGGAAGAAGTCTCCGGCTGGTCGAGCGGCGCGCCGGACGAGTCGCGGCTCGATCATCCCGTGGTGTGCGTCACCCGCGAGGAGGCACAGGCCCTCTGCGAGAGCGCGGGTGGACGACTGCCAAGAGCGGCCGAGCTCATGAAGGCGGCGCGCGGCGAGGCTGACGGTCCACGCCGGTTTCCGTGGGGAAATGCGCCTCCAGAACCCGGCGCCGATCGGGCGCTGGCGCTGGCGCCGGAGCCCGACGGCTGGTGGCTTCGGTACGATCAGATCGCCATCTGGCGTGGGGAGGCGGAGCCGGCGCTGGGCACGCGGCCCGCCCTCGCGGCCGAAGCAGGGGCGAGCCCGTACGGCGTGCTGGGCTTGGCCGGCAACGTGAGCGAGCACGTCTACGACTGCGCGGCTGACGTCGCCGCTACGTACGGCGGTCTGGCGACCGCTCCTCTCACGCCGGAGCCGTCAGCTTGGCGAGCCGACTGTCCACCCAACACCGAGCGGGGCGACCGACTGCTGCTCGCCGGCTCGAGCTGGGGGAGCGGACCGTACGCCGAGATGCTGTCCGTCGGGGTCTTTCGGCGGCTGCCGCTCCCAGCGAGCGAGGGCCGGATCAACGCCGGTGCAGCGCCGGTCAACGACGTGCGGGGCCTCCGGTTCGTCGAGACTCTTTGGGGACCGGGGGAGGCGCCAGTCGACTTCGAGAGCGTCCCGGAGGAACGGGCCCGCCGGTCGTGGTTCGTCGGCTTCCGTTGCGCCTACGACTCACCGCCATGA
- a CDS encoding glutathione S-transferase family protein, which yields MKHYFNPMSRAVTTHWMLAELDAPHEQIVVDIAGGENHTPAYRAINPMGKVPTLVDGDVVVTETAAICAYLADKFSEVGLAPSPGSKERGRYYRYLFFAGTTLEPLLTLTQHEVTGISPHSAGWGDMERCMAAVQAMTPATGWALGERFTAADVVFGGTLDFSVAFGLLPEPTPEVMAYVERLRARPMYRATHPAP from the coding sequence ATGAAGCACTACTTCAACCCGATGAGCCGCGCCGTCACCACCCACTGGATGCTGGCGGAGCTCGACGCGCCGCACGAGCAGATCGTCGTCGACATCGCCGGCGGCGAGAACCACACGCCGGCGTACCGGGCGATCAATCCGATGGGCAAGGTGCCCACCCTGGTCGACGGCGACGTGGTCGTGACCGAGACCGCCGCCATCTGCGCCTACCTCGCGGACAAGTTCTCCGAGGTGGGGCTCGCGCCGTCGCCGGGCTCGAAGGAGCGGGGCCGCTACTACCGCTACCTCTTCTTCGCGGGCACCACGCTGGAACCGCTGTTGACGCTCACCCAGCACGAGGTCACCGGCATCTCGCCGCACTCCGCGGGCTGGGGCGACATGGAGCGCTGCATGGCGGCGGTGCAGGCGATGACGCCCGCCACGGGCTGGGCGCTGGGCGAGCGGTTCACCGCGGCCGACGTCGTGTTCGGCGGGACGCTCGACTTCTCGGTCGCGTTCGGTCTGCTGCCCGAGCCGACGCCCGAGGTCATGGCCTACGTGGAGCGCCTCAGGGCTCGCCCCATGTATCGGGCGACACATCCGGCGCCGTAG
- a CDS encoding methanogen output domain 1-containing protein has product MGDLAHLPVLLERDIFLRKLLRHLSGAIEDVVGLDEASGLVSVVGRQMGEEMDGQYREALQVASLDRGQVADVLVDLKARIQGDFYVISQDDEKIVLGNRACPFGELVAGRPALCMMTSNVFGSIAAANLGWAKVELEETIADGADGCRVVVYLKDSGAARAADGREYFGDQDPG; this is encoded by the coding sequence ATGGGCGACCTCGCGCACCTGCCCGTCCTGCTCGAGCGGGACATCTTTCTCCGCAAGCTGCTCCGGCACCTGTCCGGGGCCATCGAGGACGTGGTCGGCCTCGACGAGGCGTCCGGGCTCGTCAGCGTGGTCGGCCGCCAGATGGGCGAGGAGATGGACGGCCAGTACCGCGAGGCGCTGCAGGTCGCGTCGCTCGACCGCGGGCAGGTGGCCGACGTGCTGGTGGATCTCAAGGCGCGGATCCAGGGCGATTTCTATGTCATCAGCCAGGACGATGAGAAGATCGTGCTCGGGAACCGCGCGTGCCCCTTCGGGGAGCTCGTCGCGGGACGCCCCGCGCTCTGCATGATGACCTCGAACGTCTTCGGCTCCATCGCTGCGGCCAACCTCGGCTGGGCCAAGGTCGAGCTCGAGGAGACCATCGCCGACGGCGCGGACGGCTGCCGCGTCGTCGTGTACTTGAAGGACTCCGGCGCGGCCCGCGCCGCGGATGGACGCGAGTACTTCGGAGACCAGGACCCCGGGTGA
- the fbp gene encoding class 1 fructose-bisphosphatase encodes MEPMHSWGPPNPDQLGWTLDRHILERQRKTPGATGDFTGLFQSIALAGRMIASRVHKAGLSDVLGRASVGKNVQGEVVQKLDVLANQILVRCVEAGGHVCVMASEENEDIIPIPPEFPKGKYVLMFDPLDGSSNIDVCMSIGTIFSIHRRVTAGSGPGTAADCMQKGTEQVAAGYILYGSSTMLVYTTGDGVHGFTLDPLVGEFFLSHENIQIPKRGGTYSVNEGNSIKWTPALREWVAWLKSEDAPGGKPYGQRYIGTLVADFHRTLLKGGIFAYPGDVKNPNGKLRLLYECAPMAFIAEAAGGAATTGTARVLEVEPDSLHARVPFFVGSAEDVADLQKRLA; translated from the coding sequence ATGGAACCGATGCACTCGTGGGGTCCGCCCAACCCCGATCAGCTGGGCTGGACCCTCGACCGGCACATCCTCGAGCGCCAGCGCAAGACGCCCGGCGCCACCGGCGACTTCACGGGGCTGTTCCAGTCCATCGCGCTCGCGGGCCGCATGATCGCCTCGCGCGTGCACAAGGCCGGCCTCAGCGACGTGCTCGGCCGCGCCAGCGTGGGCAAGAACGTCCAGGGCGAGGTCGTGCAGAAGCTCGACGTGCTCGCCAACCAGATCCTCGTCCGCTGCGTCGAGGCGGGCGGCCACGTCTGCGTGATGGCGTCCGAAGAGAACGAGGACATCATCCCGATCCCGCCTGAGTTCCCCAAGGGCAAGTACGTGCTCATGTTCGACCCGCTCGACGGCAGCTCGAACATCGACGTGTGCATGTCGATCGGCACCATCTTCTCCATCCACCGCCGCGTCACCGCGGGCAGCGGCCCCGGCACCGCGGCCGACTGCATGCAGAAGGGCACCGAGCAGGTCGCGGCCGGCTACATCCTCTACGGCTCGAGCACCATGCTCGTCTACACGACGGGCGACGGCGTGCACGGCTTCACCCTCGACCCGCTCGTCGGCGAGTTCTTCCTCAGCCACGAGAACATCCAGATCCCGAAGCGCGGCGGCACCTACTCGGTCAACGAGGGCAACTCCATCAAGTGGACCCCGGCGCTGCGCGAGTGGGTCGCGTGGCTCAAGAGCGAGGACGCCCCCGGCGGCAAGCCCTACGGCCAGCGCTACATCGGCACCCTCGTCGCCGACTTCCACCGCACCCTGCTCAAGGGCGGCATCTTCGCCTACCCGGGCGACGTGAAGAACCCGAACGGCAAGCTGCGCCTCCTCTACGAGTGCGCGCCCATGGCCTTCATCGCCGAGGCCGCCGGCGGCGCCGCCACCACCGGCACCGCGCGCGTGCTCGAGGTCGAGCCCGACAGCCTCCACGCCCGCGTCCCCTTCTTCGTCGGCAGCGCCGAAGACGTCGCCGACCTCCAGAAGCGCCTGGCCTGA
- a CDS encoding ATP-binding protein: MSQLPFERIWRASPRASILVEANRVIASSDAAQRLLGDALEGRDVLTLFDDDGLAGFLRLCAGSSSPLPRRLRIRDREDAPLLRADGARVGRGERGPLVLLELRPQVEASARLQELDRRLEALRFAHRELRSQADALELQNRQLREFVTMLGHELRNPLVGIATAFDLFEGEDDAAKARALEVGSRQLGHIRRLVDDLLDLRKVEQGELSLRKAPCDLSHVVRQVVEPLARTFAEREIQLSVELPSDPVIIEGDETRLLQALANLVQNALAHGGPGGRVWIRLLAEGDELCLEVADDGEGFSPEVAERLFDAFHQEPQAIDRSRGGIGVGLTVARRLAELHGGRLEAESPGPGEGATFRIRLPWQRPSAAPPAPTASSSTPSSRAKGTLPSLSILVVDDQVDSVELLRMVLEREGHSVREAYDGQGALAAVAEERPEVVLLDIGLPDIDGFEVARRLRSDYGASPLIVALSGYGSAEDKRRGVEAGFDHHLVKPVRGKELRAELARLWSERG; the protein is encoded by the coding sequence GTGAGCCAGCTCCCGTTCGAGCGCATCTGGCGAGCGTCCCCGCGGGCGTCGATCCTGGTCGAGGCCAACCGCGTGATCGCCTCGAGCGACGCCGCGCAGCGGCTGCTCGGCGACGCCCTCGAGGGGCGCGACGTGCTCACCCTCTTCGACGACGACGGGCTCGCAGGCTTCCTCCGCCTCTGCGCGGGCTCGAGCTCTCCGCTGCCGCGCCGGCTCCGCATCCGCGACCGCGAGGACGCGCCGCTCCTGCGCGCAGACGGCGCCCGCGTGGGCCGCGGCGAGCGGGGCCCGCTCGTCCTGCTCGAGCTGCGGCCGCAGGTAGAGGCGAGCGCGCGGCTCCAGGAGCTCGACCGACGCCTCGAGGCGCTCCGCTTCGCGCATCGCGAGCTGCGCTCTCAGGCCGACGCGCTCGAGCTCCAGAACCGGCAGCTCCGCGAGTTCGTGACGATGCTCGGCCACGAGCTGCGCAACCCGCTCGTGGGCATCGCCACCGCGTTCGATCTCTTCGAGGGCGAGGACGACGCCGCGAAGGCGAGGGCGCTCGAGGTCGGCTCGCGTCAGCTCGGTCACATCCGACGGCTCGTCGACGACCTCCTCGATCTCCGCAAGGTCGAGCAGGGGGAGCTGTCGCTACGCAAGGCGCCGTGTGATCTCTCCCATGTCGTGCGACAGGTGGTGGAGCCGCTCGCCCGGACCTTCGCCGAGCGCGAGATCCAGCTCTCGGTCGAGCTCCCTTCGGACCCGGTGATCATCGAGGGCGACGAGACGCGCCTGCTCCAGGCGCTGGCCAACCTCGTCCAGAACGCGCTCGCGCACGGTGGCCCGGGCGGCCGGGTGTGGATCCGGCTCCTCGCGGAAGGGGACGAGCTCTGCCTCGAGGTCGCCGATGATGGCGAGGGGTTCTCGCCCGAGGTGGCGGAGCGCCTCTTCGACGCCTTTCATCAGGAGCCGCAGGCGATCGATCGCAGCCGGGGCGGGATCGGCGTGGGGCTCACGGTCGCGCGCCGCCTGGCCGAGCTGCACGGCGGGAGGCTCGAGGCCGAGAGCCCCGGCCCGGGCGAGGGCGCCACCTTCCGGATCCGGCTGCCGTGGCAGCGGCCGAGCGCCGCGCCGCCCGCGCCCACCGCCTCCTCGAGCACGCCGTCTTCACGCGCCAAGGGCACGCTGCCGTCCCTCTCCATCCTCGTGGTCGACGATCAGGTCGACTCGGTGGAGCTCCTCCGGATGGTGCTCGAGCGGGAAGGGCACAGCGTCCGCGAGGCCTACGACGGTCAGGGGGCGCTCGCCGCCGTCGCGGAGGAGCGCCCCGAGGTCGTGCTGCTCGACATCGGGCTACCCGACATCGACGGCTTCGAGGTCGCGCGTCGGCTCCGCTCCGACTACGGGGCCAGCCCCCTCATCGTCGCGCTCAGCGGCTACGGCTCGGCCGAGGACAAGCGGCGCGGCGTCGAGGCGGGCTTCGACCACCACCTCGTCAAGCCCGTGCGCGGCAAGGAGCTCCGCGCCGAGCTCGCCCGCCTCTGGTCCGAGCGAGGCTGA
- a CDS encoding RNA polymerase sigma factor: MRPLRRLEPVASPSIADGDLVRRAVAGDAWAEDALYRRHARPIAGLVARLLGSKQDAEDVVHDAFVHAFQKLDRLREPDAFRGWLSRIAITQVRRVIRRRRLARSLGLLPLGDDAALEQLASSAVSPEVRAELAVVDGILRRLPTNDRIAWMLRVVEGHRLEEVAELSGCSLATAKRRIAAAQKRMNAVLDVQLDDGRLEDGS; this comes from the coding sequence GTGCGCCCCCTCCGTCGCCTCGAGCCCGTCGCGTCGCCGTCCATCGCGGACGGGGATCTCGTGCGGCGGGCGGTGGCGGGAGACGCCTGGGCGGAGGACGCGCTCTACCGCCGGCACGCGCGCCCCATCGCGGGGCTGGTCGCGCGGCTGCTCGGCAGCAAGCAGGACGCGGAGGACGTGGTGCACGACGCCTTCGTGCACGCGTTCCAGAAGCTCGACCGCCTGCGCGAGCCCGACGCCTTCCGCGGATGGCTGAGCCGAATCGCGATCACGCAGGTGCGCCGGGTGATCCGTCGCCGCCGCCTCGCGCGCTCGCTCGGGCTGCTGCCGCTCGGCGACGACGCCGCGCTCGAGCAGCTCGCCTCCTCGGCCGTCTCGCCCGAGGTGCGCGCGGAGCTGGCCGTGGTGGACGGAATTCTGCGCCGGCTGCCGACGAACGATCGCATCGCCTGGATGCTGCGCGTGGTCGAGGGCCATCGGCTCGAGGAGGTCGCGGAGCTCTCGGGCTGCTCGCTCGCGACGGCCAAGCGACGGATCGCGGCGGCCCAGAAGCGCATGAACGCGGTCCTGGACGTACAGCTCGACGATGGGCGACTGGAGGATGGGTCATGA
- a CDS encoding ATP-dependent 6-phosphofructokinase, with protein MSVKRVAIMTGGGDCPGLNAVIRAAVRVGKERFGWEMLGVEDAFSGLIDLDYKSPHGNLWLEPSHVRGILERGGTILGTSNRSDPFRYVVKDADGTERETDVSDRVMENWKKLRLDALISIGGDGSMDIAQRFVEKGMNVVGVPKTIDNDLACTDQTFGFDTAVGVATEALDRLRDTADSHDRVMLVEVMGRNAGFIALHAGLAGGADAILIPEIPYDASKVADMIRARREAGKNYSIIVVSEGAKPIGGQESVGAHEKGAMPRLMGAAQRVGEALDPLLEADMRVTVLGHIQRGGSPSSFDRILATRYGVSAAELVAAEQFGKMVSLRNGEIEPVDLACAVAAPKRVDPAGQLVRQARDLGVSFGA; from the coding sequence ATGAGCGTGAAGCGAGTGGCGATCATGACGGGCGGCGGCGACTGCCCGGGGCTCAACGCGGTGATCCGGGCCGCGGTGCGTGTGGGCAAGGAGCGCTTCGGCTGGGAGATGCTCGGCGTAGAGGACGCGTTCAGCGGGCTGATCGATCTCGACTACAAGAGCCCGCACGGCAACCTCTGGCTCGAGCCGAGCCACGTGCGCGGCATCCTCGAGCGCGGCGGCACGATCCTCGGCACCTCGAACCGCTCCGATCCGTTCCGCTACGTCGTGAAGGACGCCGACGGCACGGAGCGCGAGACGGACGTCTCCGACCGCGTGATGGAGAACTGGAAGAAGCTGCGCCTGGACGCGCTGATCTCGATCGGCGGCGACGGCTCGATGGACATCGCGCAGCGCTTCGTGGAGAAGGGAATGAACGTGGTCGGCGTCCCGAAGACGATCGACAACGATCTCGCCTGCACCGACCAGACCTTCGGCTTCGACACCGCGGTGGGCGTGGCCACGGAGGCGCTCGACCGGCTGCGCGACACGGCCGACAGCCACGACCGCGTGATGCTGGTGGAGGTGATGGGGCGCAACGCCGGCTTCATCGCGCTCCACGCGGGCCTCGCGGGCGGCGCCGACGCGATCCTGATCCCGGAGATCCCCTACGACGCGTCGAAGGTCGCCGACATGATCCGGGCGCGCCGCGAGGCGGGGAAGAACTACTCGATCATCGTGGTCAGCGAGGGCGCGAAGCCGATCGGCGGCCAGGAGAGCGTCGGCGCGCACGAGAAGGGGGCGATGCCCCGGCTGATGGGCGCGGCGCAGCGCGTGGGCGAGGCGCTCGACCCGCTGCTCGAGGCCGACATGCGGGTGACGGTGCTCGGGCACATCCAGCGCGGCGGCAGCCCCTCGAGCTTCGACCGCATCCTCGCCACCCGCTATGGCGTCTCGGCCGCGGAGCTCGTCGCGGCGGAGCAATTCGGCAAGATGGTCTCGCTCCGGAACGGCGAGATCGAGCCGGTGGATCTCGCCTGCGCGGTGGCGGCGCCGAAGCGCGTCGATCCCGCGGGGCAGCTGGTCCGGCAGGCGCGCGACCTGGGCGTCAGCTTCGGCGCGTGA
- a CDS encoding metallo-mystery pair system four-Cys motif protein, with protein MRLLNGLLLAALLSGCGADREVTVRFDALVGDAPARCGDTYDGVGTTGTTLTMGDLRFYVHDVRFLTADGGEVPMTLDETSDFQDGAVALLDFEDKSDTFCSMGTEATNTALVGTVPDGVEIIGVRFTLGVPRDRNHEDVTFAPAPLNQGSMYWGWNGGYKFFRLDGATTGLAEGFFVHLGDTACEGDGRGNITGCAQDNRAEITLMGFDPDTQSVAVDVGALLSENDMDTNGGGPPGCMSGFDDPDCATMFGGFGLPFDGAPGGAQRLFRVR; from the coding sequence ATGCGACTGCTGAATGGCTTGCTCCTCGCCGCGCTCCTCTCGGGCTGTGGCGCCGATCGAGAGGTGACCGTGCGCTTCGACGCGCTCGTCGGGGACGCGCCCGCGCGCTGCGGCGACACCTACGACGGCGTCGGGACCACGGGCACGACGCTGACCATGGGTGACCTCCGCTTCTACGTGCACGACGTGCGCTTCTTGACCGCCGACGGCGGCGAGGTGCCGATGACGCTGGACGAGACGAGCGACTTCCAGGACGGCGCGGTGGCGCTCCTCGACTTCGAGGACAAGTCCGACACGTTTTGCTCGATGGGCACGGAGGCGACGAACACCGCGCTCGTCGGGACGGTGCCGGACGGCGTCGAGATCATCGGCGTGCGCTTCACGCTCGGCGTCCCGCGGGACCGCAACCACGAGGACGTGACCTTCGCCCCGGCGCCTCTCAACCAGGGCTCGATGTACTGGGGCTGGAACGGCGGCTACAAGTTCTTCCGCCTCGACGGCGCGACGACCGGCCTCGCCGAGGGCTTCTTCGTGCACCTGGGCGACACCGCCTGCGAGGGCGACGGCCGCGGCAACATCACGGGCTGCGCGCAGGACAACCGGGCGGAGATCACCCTGATGGGCTTCGACCCGGACACGCAGAGCGTGGCGGTGGACGTGGGCGCGCTCCTCTCCGAGAACGACATGGACACGAACGGCGGCGGCCCGCCGGGCTGCATGAGCGGCTTCGACGATCCCGACTGCGCGACGATGTTCGGCGGCTTCGGGCTGCCCTTCGACGGCGCGCCGGGCGGCGCCCAGCGCCTCTTCCGCGTGCGGTGA
- a CDS encoding lysylphosphatidylglycerol synthase transmembrane domain-containing protein, with product MPSKKRLLFALKAAVSLGLLGWLGARMLERDGVEALGDRLGGLDPLWLLGAIALHFVAVFAGVTRWRLLLRAARLEMGFGFLLRSFLVGRFVGAFTPSTTGLDGWRLFEVGRASGAMGRSAAAIAVEKLVGLVGMALVCTALVPLGGMRLMGEDALWLAALLGGGAALGLWAMRAPRWVDGLARALPGPLAKKAGAALDALRESRLSGGQLVRAVLLGVGSHLALSAVFFATARAVGVSIDASILLVVGNAIVIAVLLPLSIGGVGVREGVAVVLLATAGVSSTDAVLVALLGYLTGQVPALLGGGLMAISRGAASTGVPAPVSPAETSAA from the coding sequence ATGCCCTCGAAGAAGCGGCTGCTCTTCGCGCTGAAGGCGGCGGTGAGCCTCGGGCTGCTAGGCTGGCTCGGGGCGCGCATGCTGGAGCGCGACGGGGTGGAGGCGCTGGGCGATCGGCTGGGCGGGCTCGACCCGCTCTGGCTGCTCGGCGCCATCGCCCTGCACTTCGTGGCCGTCTTCGCGGGCGTCACGCGCTGGCGCCTGCTGCTCCGCGCGGCGCGCCTGGAGATGGGCTTCGGCTTCCTCCTGCGCTCGTTCCTGGTCGGTCGGTTCGTCGGCGCGTTCACGCCCTCGACGACCGGGCTCGACGGCTGGCGCCTCTTCGAGGTCGGCCGGGCCAGCGGCGCGATGGGGCGGAGCGCGGCCGCGATCGCGGTCGAGAAGCTCGTCGGCCTCGTCGGCATGGCGCTGGTCTGCACGGCGCTGGTTCCGCTCGGCGGGATGCGGCTGATGGGCGAAGACGCGCTCTGGCTCGCGGCGCTCCTCGGCGGCGGCGCCGCGCTCGGGCTCTGGGCCATGCGCGCCCCGCGCTGGGTGGACGGCCTGGCCCGCGCGCTTCCGGGCCCGCTCGCCAAGAAGGCCGGCGCCGCGCTCGACGCGCTCCGCGAGAGCCGGTTGAGCGGCGGACAGCTCGTCCGGGCCGTGCTGCTCGGCGTCGGCTCCCACCTCGCGCTGTCGGCCGTCTTCTTCGCCACCGCGCGCGCGGTCGGGGTCTCGATCGACGCGTCGATCCTGCTCGTGGTCGGCAACGCGATCGTCATCGCCGTGCTCCTGCCGCTGTCCATCGGCGGCGTCGGCGTGCGCGAGGGCGTCGCGGTGGTGCTGCTCGCGACCGCGGGCGTCAGCTCCACGGACGCGGTGCTGGTCGCCCTGCTCGGCTATCTGACGGGCCAGGTCCCGGCGCTGCTCGGCGGAGGCCTGATGGCGATCTCGCGCGGCGCGGCGTCCACCGGGGTTCCTGCCCCGGTCTCCCCGGCCGAGACGTCGGCCGCCTGA